One Campylobacter concisus DNA window includes the following coding sequences:
- a CDS encoding tRNA threonylcarbamoyladenosine dehydratase: MQNDRFTRIRWLFGEDGFSKLQSAKVLVCGAGGVGGMCVDALARSGVGSITLIDKDIFDVTNQNRQIYSENVGGVKVEEFAKIYPCITPIQTLITSEFIAGFDFSKFDVVIDAIDDITAKIALANAVDPSKFIASMGGAKRIDPTKIKVASVWKTSVDPLARKYRYELKRSGFSGKFDVVFSTEEPLCKPLGSFMGVTACFGLNLASLAVKKIVGQ; the protein is encoded by the coding sequence ATGCAAAATGATAGATTTACAAGGATAAGATGGCTCTTTGGCGAGGATGGTTTTAGCAAGCTTCAAAGCGCAAAAGTGCTAGTTTGCGGAGCTGGTGGTGTAGGCGGAATGTGCGTAGATGCGCTTGCTAGAAGTGGGGTTGGAAGCATCACTTTAATCGATAAAGATATCTTTGACGTGACAAATCAAAACCGCCAAATTTACAGCGAAAACGTGGGTGGTGTAAAGGTGGAGGAATTTGCCAAAATTTATCCTTGCATCACGCCTATACAGACGCTGATTACGTCTGAGTTTATTGCTGGATTCGACTTTAGTAAATTTGACGTGGTGATCGATGCAATCGATGATATCACTGCTAAGATCGCTCTTGCAAATGCGGTAGATCCTAGCAAATTTATAGCTTCGATGGGTGGGGCAAAAAGGATCGATCCAACCAAGATAAAGGTGGCTAGCGTTTGGAAAACTTCGGTCGATCCACTAGCTAGAAAATATAGATATGAGCTCAAAAGATCAGGCTTTAGCGGTAAATTTGACGTGGTCTTTTCGACAGAAGAGCCACTTTGCAAGCCGCTTGGAAGCTTCATGGGCGTGACTGCTTGCTTTGGACTAAATTTAGCTTCACTGGCTGTTAAAAAGATAGTTGGGCAGTAA